One Ahaetulla prasina isolate Xishuangbanna chromosome 1, ASM2864084v1, whole genome shotgun sequence DNA window includes the following coding sequences:
- the RTN1 gene encoding reticulon-1 isoform X4 encodes MQASADSTKMDCLWSNWRGQAIDLLYWRDIKQTGIMFGSILLLLFSLTQFSVVSVIAYLALAALSATISFRIYKSVLQAVQKTDEGHPFKNYLEMEMSLSQEQIQKYTDCLQSYVNSTVKELRRLFLVQDLVDSLKFAVLMWLLTYVGALFNGLTLLIMAVVSMFTLPVVYDKYQAQIDQYLGLVRTHINTVVAKIQAKIPGAKRKAE; translated from the exons ATGCAAGCCAGTGCCGATTCTACGAAGATGGACTGTCTCTGGAGCAACTGGAGAGGCCAGG CTATTGATCTCTTATACTGGCGTGACATCAAGCAAACTGGGATCATGTTTGGAAGCATCCTGCTGTTATTGTTCTCCCTAACCCAGTTCAGTGTTGTCAGTGTAATTGCTTACTTGGCATTAGCAGCTCTCTCAGCCACCATCAGCTTCAGAATCTACAAATCAGTGCTACAGGCTGTGCAAAAAACCGATGAAGGACACCCATTCAA gAACTACTTGGAAATGGAAATGTCTCTCTCCCAGGAACAGATTCAGAAATACACAGATTGCCTCCAGTCCTATGTGAACAGCACAGTCAAAGAGCTTAGGCGGCTTTTTCTGGTCCAGGATCTGGTAGATTCCTTAAAG TTTGCAGTACTAATGTGGTTGTTGACTTACGTTGGAGCTCTCTTCAATGGCCTAACTCTCCTGATAATGG CTGTGGTCTCAATGTTTACTCTACCTGTGGTATATGACAAGTATCAG gcaCAGATTGATCAATACTTGGGGCTTGTGAGGACCCACATAAATACTGTTGTGGCAAA AATCCAAGCAAAAATCCCAGGCGCTAAGAGGAAGGCCGAGTAA